In one Nocardioides sp. NBC_00368 genomic region, the following are encoded:
- a CDS encoding DUF445 domain-containing protein encodes MSSPGGVGIGGLMVETEADVVRRQALRRMRIVATGLLVVAAIVYLLTLGMDGFWGFVNAGAEASMVGAMADWFAVTALFRHPLGLPVPHTALIPKRKDELGASLEEFVQDNFLQEETIRERLGVAMPSLRLALWLSEEPNAKRVVDEVSTVVADGLSRISNRHIVEIIQDGFVPRLREEQIAPLLGGTLQAALDDGVHHGLVDLALVELHGWLEENEEIVTEVLGERAPWWTPQVLREPVTARIHVELVRWIADIRDDPEHRARKAIDTMLADLADNLQHDEATMERAERLKERVLDHPGVIDTAISIWDALRRALTTSLRDPEGVVRRRALDEVVRYAQKVVLDETLQRRYDALASDVAVYVVKRYGREATTVITHTIQRWDGKQAARRIELFVGRDLQFIRINGTLVGGLVGVIIHTIAVLVS; translated from the coding sequence ATGAGTTCTCCTGGGGGCGTCGGGATCGGCGGCCTGATGGTCGAGACCGAGGCCGATGTCGTACGCCGCCAGGCACTGCGCCGCATGCGCATCGTCGCCACCGGGCTCCTGGTCGTGGCCGCCATCGTCTACCTGCTGACCCTGGGCATGGACGGGTTCTGGGGGTTCGTTAACGCCGGTGCCGAGGCGTCGATGGTCGGCGCGATGGCCGACTGGTTCGCGGTCACCGCGCTTTTTCGTCACCCGCTCGGGCTCCCGGTGCCGCACACCGCGCTGATCCCGAAGCGGAAGGACGAGCTCGGCGCCAGCCTGGAGGAGTTCGTCCAGGACAACTTCCTGCAGGAGGAGACCATCCGTGAGCGGCTCGGGGTCGCGATGCCGTCGCTGCGGCTCGCGCTGTGGCTCTCCGAGGAGCCCAACGCCAAGCGCGTCGTCGACGAGGTCTCCACCGTGGTCGCCGACGGGCTCTCCCGGATCAGCAACCGGCACATCGTCGAGATCATCCAGGACGGGTTCGTGCCTCGCCTGCGCGAGGAGCAGATCGCGCCCCTCCTCGGCGGCACGCTGCAGGCCGCGCTGGACGACGGCGTCCACCACGGCCTGGTCGACCTGGCGCTGGTCGAGCTGCACGGCTGGCTCGAGGAGAACGAGGAGATCGTCACCGAGGTGCTCGGCGAGCGGGCGCCGTGGTGGACGCCGCAGGTGCTGCGCGAGCCGGTGACCGCCCGTATCCATGTCGAGCTGGTCCGCTGGATCGCCGACATCCGCGACGACCCCGAGCACCGCGCACGCAAGGCGATCGACACGATGCTCGCCGACCTCGCCGACAACCTCCAGCACGACGAGGCCACCATGGAGCGCGCCGAGCGGCTCAAGGAGCGCGTGCTCGACCACCCCGGCGTCATCGACACCGCGATCTCCATCTGGGACGCGCTGCGCCGCGCGCTGACCACCTCGCTGCGCGACCCCGAGGGCGTCGTCCGCCGCCGCGCCCTGGACGAGGTCGTCCGCTACGCCCAGAAGGTCGTCCTCGACGAGACCCTCCAGCGCCGCTACGACGCACTCGCCTCCGACGTCGCCGTCTACGTCGTCAAGCGCTACGGCCGCGAGGCGACCACCGTCATCACCCACACCATCCAACGCTGGGACGGCAAGCAGGCCGCCCGCCGCATCGAGCTCTTCGTCGGCCGCGACCTGCAGTTCATCCGCATCAACGGCACCCTCGTCGGTGGCCTCGTCGGCGTCATCATCCACACCATCGCCGTCCTGGTCTCCTGA
- a CDS encoding response regulator transcription factor, producing MPEHVSATRRVLVVEDEPVINQAVSDRLTAEGYDVVRAWDGPGAVSTFEETSPDLVVLDVMLPGYDGLEVCRRIQAVRPVPVLMLTARVDEADVLVGLGVGADDYLTKPFRARELVARVNALLRRVERAAELAGSPRRTAEIGGLRMDSAARRVWVDGSEVRLTPTEFDLLVCLAADPGAVVTRERLLAEVWGWNDASGTRTVDSHVKGLRAKIGSARVRTVHGVGYALEAGE from the coding sequence GTGCCAGAACATGTGAGCGCCACCCGCCGGGTTCTCGTGGTCGAGGACGAGCCGGTCATCAACCAGGCCGTCTCCGACCGCCTCACCGCCGAGGGCTACGACGTCGTCCGGGCATGGGACGGGCCGGGAGCGGTCTCCACCTTCGAGGAGACCTCGCCGGACCTGGTCGTCCTCGACGTGATGCTGCCGGGCTACGACGGCCTCGAGGTGTGCCGCCGGATCCAGGCCGTACGCCCGGTGCCGGTGCTCATGCTCACCGCCCGTGTCGACGAGGCCGATGTGTTGGTCGGGCTCGGCGTCGGGGCCGACGACTACCTGACCAAGCCGTTCCGGGCGCGCGAGCTGGTGGCCCGGGTGAACGCCCTCCTGCGGCGCGTGGAGCGAGCGGCCGAGCTGGCCGGGTCGCCGCGGCGTACGGCTGAGATCGGCGGGCTTCGGATGGATTCGGCCGCCCGACGCGTGTGGGTCGACGGGTCCGAGGTCAGGCTCACGCCGACCGAGTTCGACCTGCTGGTCTGCCTGGCCGCCGACCCGGGCGCCGTGGTCACCCGCGAGCGGCTGCTCGCCGAGGTCTGGGGCTGGAACGACGCCTCGGGCACCCGCACCGTCGACAGCCACGTGAAGGGGCTGAGGGCCAAGATCGGGTCCGCGCGGGTCCGCACCGTGCACGGGGTCGGCTACGCGCTGGAGGCCGGCGAATGA
- a CDS encoding DUF4153 domain-containing protein produces MTPLERVSSIKVKLGLLVAASALVAAVVASVGRVTGVSPWISIPVTIGIALAVTQLLAAGMTSPLRQMTVAARRMARGDYSVSVPVGGADEVGQLGRAFNTMASDLGAVDRQRRELVANVSHELRTPLAALTVVLENLVDGVGSDPTALQTALGQAERLSRLVEDLLDLARVDAGKAPLSTSSVELGPLLEACVAEARVNGRPVTYEIDAPDSLVVEADADRLSQLVVNLLDNASRHSPRDGVVVVRAGLDGERYHLEVLDSGPGVPVADRSRVFEPFGTLSASAEGGGTGLGLAIARWVTDLHGGSIAFLDPLPETAGAAGARVRVDLPLRPPARPITSHLTPTHEESQMPTTPPAAEPAQPAEPSQPVDAPTTDAKAYAAPSVLDDIFGTYWPDSGVAGRFGLFIGAVIAGLLGGLLIPDRNAGLGTVIVLLAAGGVVMLASERRRSWFPIVCYVLFALLSSVAVFRDAEWIVVLCLLTAIAVILCASTGAKTLLGIVLTGISWPLAGLRGIPWLGRTLTSVSGHGHGAAVARTTVLSLLGLVIFGLLFTTADAVLGSWVDQFVPDVRPDTFAARIFMTVFVFGVVMGAAYLAVNPPRIDRSERTSQPVANRYEWLAPVGVVVAVFAAFLVAQATAVFGGEDYLRETTGLTYAEYVHQGFGQLTVATALTLLVIWAAARKAPVETVADRLWLRVALGLLAAEALVVVGSALYRMHLYQEAYGFTQLRLLVDVFEAWLGLLVIAGLVAAVAGGAIGGGLWLGRFALVSGAVALLGIAAINPDAWIAEHNVSRYEETGKIDTDFLSGLSDDAVPALEKLPDDLRGCVLGPNDREGDWLEWNLGRERADGLTPTYPATTDTTDSAAVCPSENRYVD; encoded by the coding sequence ATGACTCCGCTGGAACGAGTCTCCTCGATCAAGGTCAAGCTCGGTCTGCTGGTCGCGGCGAGTGCCCTGGTGGCGGCGGTCGTCGCCTCCGTCGGTCGGGTCACCGGGGTCTCGCCGTGGATCTCGATCCCGGTCACGATCGGGATCGCGCTCGCGGTCACCCAGCTGCTGGCGGCCGGGATGACCTCGCCGTTGCGGCAGATGACGGTCGCGGCCCGCCGGATGGCCCGAGGCGACTACTCGGTCTCGGTGCCGGTCGGCGGGGCCGACGAGGTCGGCCAGCTGGGCCGCGCGTTCAACACGATGGCCAGCGATCTGGGCGCGGTAGACCGCCAGCGCCGCGAACTGGTCGCCAACGTCTCCCACGAGCTGCGTACGCCGCTGGCGGCTCTCACCGTCGTCCTGGAGAACCTCGTGGACGGTGTCGGATCCGACCCGACCGCCCTCCAGACCGCGCTCGGTCAGGCCGAGCGCCTGAGCCGGCTGGTCGAGGACCTGCTCGACCTGGCACGCGTCGACGCCGGCAAGGCGCCGTTGAGCACGTCGTCGGTCGAGCTCGGGCCGCTCCTGGAGGCCTGCGTCGCGGAGGCGCGGGTCAACGGGCGGCCGGTCACCTACGAGATCGACGCGCCGGACTCTCTTGTCGTCGAGGCCGACGCCGATCGGCTCAGCCAGCTCGTCGTCAACCTCCTCGACAACGCCTCCCGGCACAGTCCGCGGGACGGCGTGGTGGTCGTGCGCGCCGGTCTCGACGGCGAGCGCTACCACCTCGAGGTCCTCGACTCCGGACCCGGCGTCCCGGTCGCCGACCGGAGTCGCGTCTTCGAGCCCTTCGGCACCCTCAGTGCCTCGGCCGAGGGCGGCGGGACCGGGCTCGGGCTCGCCATCGCCCGGTGGGTCACCGATCTGCACGGCGGCTCCATCGCCTTCCTCGATCCGCTGCCCGAGACCGCGGGTGCTGCCGGCGCTCGGGTGCGCGTCGACCTTCCGCTGCGGCCACCCGCACGTCCCATCACCAGTCATCTCACCCCCACCCATGAGGAGAGCCAGATGCCCACCACTCCCCCGGCGGCCGAACCCGCCCAGCCCGCCGAACCCTCCCAGCCGGTCGACGCGCCCACGACGGACGCCAAGGCCTACGCCGCCCCGTCGGTCCTCGACGACATCTTCGGCACCTACTGGCCCGATTCCGGTGTCGCGGGCCGGTTCGGGCTCTTCATCGGAGCCGTGATCGCCGGCCTGCTGGGCGGGCTGCTGATCCCCGACCGCAACGCCGGGCTCGGGACGGTCATCGTGCTGCTCGCGGCCGGCGGGGTCGTGATGCTGGCGAGCGAAAGGCGCCGTAGCTGGTTCCCGATCGTCTGCTACGTGCTGTTCGCGCTGCTCTCCTCGGTCGCGGTGTTCCGCGACGCCGAGTGGATCGTCGTGCTGTGCCTGCTCACCGCGATCGCGGTGATCCTCTGCGCCTCGACCGGCGCCAAGACGCTGCTCGGGATCGTGCTGACCGGGATCTCCTGGCCGCTGGCCGGCCTGCGCGGGATCCCGTGGCTGGGCCGCACGCTGACCAGCGTCTCGGGACACGGGCACGGAGCCGCGGTCGCGCGCACCACGGTCCTCTCGCTTCTCGGGCTGGTGATCTTCGGCCTGCTGTTCACCACCGCCGACGCGGTGCTGGGCAGCTGGGTCGACCAGTTCGTTCCGGACGTACGTCCCGACACCTTCGCGGCTCGGATCTTCATGACCGTGTTCGTCTTCGGCGTGGTGATGGGCGCCGCCTACCTGGCCGTGAACCCGCCGCGGATCGACCGCAGCGAGCGTACGTCCCAGCCCGTCGCCAACCGCTACGAGTGGCTGGCTCCGGTCGGTGTCGTGGTCGCCGTCTTCGCCGCCTTCCTGGTCGCGCAGGCGACCGCGGTCTTCGGCGGCGAGGACTACCTGCGCGAGACGACCGGGCTGACGTACGCCGAATACGTCCATCAGGGGTTCGGTCAGCTCACCGTCGCGACCGCGCTGACCCTGCTGGTGATCTGGGCGGCGGCGCGCAAGGCGCCGGTGGAGACGGTGGCCGACCGGCTGTGGCTGCGGGTCGCGCTCGGGCTGCTGGCCGCCGAGGCGCTGGTCGTCGTCGGGTCGGCGCTGTACCGGATGCACCTCTACCAGGAGGCGTACGGCTTCACCCAGCTCCGCCTGCTCGTCGACGTCTTCGAGGCCTGGTTGGGTCTGCTGGTGATCGCCGGGCTGGTCGCCGCGGTGGCCGGCGGCGCGATCGGCGGCGGTCTCTGGCTCGGCCGGTTCGCGCTGGTCAGCGGTGCCGTGGCGCTCCTCGGGATCGCCGCGATCAACCCGGACGCCTGGATCGCCGAGCACAACGTCTCGCGCTACGAGGAGACGGGGAAGATCGACACCGACTTCCTCTCCGGGCTCAGCGACGACGCGGTGCCGGCCCTCGAGAAGCTCCCCGACGACCTGCGCGGTTGTGTGCTCGGCCCCAACGACCGCGAGGGGGACTGGCTGGAGTGGAACCTCGGCCGCGAGCGGGCCGACGGCCTCACCCCGACCTACCCCGCGACGACCGACACGACCGACTCGGCGGCGGTGTGCCCCAGCGAGAATCGATACGTAGACTGA
- a CDS encoding FKBP-type peptidyl-prolyl cis-trans isomerase: MSQKPEIDFVDPTPPTDLVIKDITVGDGEEATERDRVSVHYVGVALSTGEEFDASYNRGEPLDFRVGIGQVIQGWDQGILGMKVGGRRQLVIPPHLAYGDRGAGAVIKPGETLIFVCDLVKVEK, from the coding sequence ATGAGCCAGAAGCCTGAGATCGACTTCGTCGACCCCACCCCTCCGACCGACCTCGTCATCAAGGACATCACCGTCGGTGACGGCGAGGAGGCCACCGAGCGCGACCGCGTCTCGGTCCACTACGTCGGCGTGGCGCTGTCCACCGGCGAGGAGTTCGACGCGTCCTACAACCGCGGCGAGCCGCTCGACTTCCGCGTCGGCATCGGCCAGGTCATCCAGGGCTGGGACCAGGGCATCCTCGGGATGAAGGTCGGCGGCCGCCGTCAGCTCGTCATCCCGCCGCACCTCGCCTACGGCGACCGCGGTGCCGGTGCGGTCATCAAGCCCGGCGAGACCCTGATCTTCGTCTGCGACCTGGTGAAGGTCGAGAAGTAA
- a CDS encoding RNA-binding S4 domain-containing protein: protein MSEPFDVPITDEVIRLGQFLKLANLVETGSEARPAITAGEVKVNGETELRRGRQLRVGDVVEYAGQAARVSDEADFDVPW, encoded by the coding sequence GTGAGCGAGCCCTTCGACGTACCCATCACCGACGAGGTCATCCGCCTCGGTCAGTTCCTGAAGCTGGCCAACCTGGTCGAGACCGGCTCCGAGGCGCGCCCGGCGATCACCGCGGGCGAGGTGAAGGTCAACGGCGAGACCGAGCTCCGCCGGGGCCGCCAGCTCCGCGTCGGCGACGTGGTCGAGTACGCCGGCCAGGCGGCCCGGGTCTCCGACGAGGCCGACTTCGACGTCCCCTGGTGA
- a CDS encoding nitrilase-related carbon-nitrogen hydrolase codes for MTIVRAAISQTTWTGDKASMLDKHEGFARDAAAQGAQVMCFQELFYGPYFGITQDKKYYRYAEPADGAVVQRFASLAKELGMVMVLPIYEEADTGIYYNTAVLVDADGTILGKYRKNHLPHVEKFWEKFYFRPGNLGYPVFESAVGKVGMYICYDRHFPEGWRELGLNGAHMVFNPNATKPGLSNRLWEIEQPAAAVANGYFVLAPNRVGLEDNEYGEEAVNFYGMSQIVDPRGNYVGELGSGEKEELLVRDLDMNMVQEMRDDWQFYRDRRPDSYTAIPRP; via the coding sequence ATGACCATCGTCAGAGCCGCAATCAGCCAGACCACCTGGACCGGGGACAAGGCCTCCATGCTGGACAAGCACGAGGGCTTCGCTCGTGATGCTGCCGCGCAGGGCGCCCAGGTGATGTGCTTCCAGGAGCTCTTCTACGGGCCCTACTTCGGGATCACCCAGGACAAGAAGTACTACCGCTACGCCGAGCCTGCCGACGGAGCCGTAGTGCAGCGCTTCGCGAGCCTGGCCAAGGAGCTGGGCATGGTGATGGTGCTGCCGATCTACGAAGAGGCCGACACCGGGATCTACTACAACACCGCCGTGCTCGTTGACGCCGACGGCACGATCCTCGGCAAGTACCGGAAGAACCACCTGCCGCACGTCGAGAAGTTCTGGGAGAAGTTCTACTTCCGCCCTGGCAACCTCGGCTACCCGGTCTTCGAGTCGGCGGTCGGCAAGGTGGGGATGTACATCTGCTACGACCGCCACTTCCCCGAGGGCTGGCGCGAGCTCGGGCTCAACGGGGCCCACATGGTCTTCAACCCCAACGCCACCAAGCCGGGACTCTCCAACCGGCTGTGGGAGATCGAGCAGCCCGCCGCCGCGGTCGCCAACGGCTACTTCGTGCTCGCGCCCAACCGGGTCGGCCTCGAGGACAACGAGTACGGCGAGGAGGCGGTCAACTTCTACGGGATGTCGCAGATCGTCGACCCCCGCGGCAACTACGTGGGCGAGCTCGGCTCGGGCGAGAAGGAGGAGCTGCTCGTACGCGACCTGGACATGAACATGGTCCAGGAGATGCGCGACGACTGGCAGTTCTACCGCGACCGGCGGCCCGATTCGTACACCGCCATCCCCCGACCCTGA
- a CDS encoding CBS domain-containing protein: MKIADVLTRKAIAEVVTIASTATVRDLLGVLAEHGIGACVVSGDGTAVAGIVSERDVVRRLHENDALLAAEVSSIMTAEVETCAPEATIDEILGIMTKRRIRHMPVVADGALVGIVSIGDLVKHRIDQLAFERDQLEAYVHQT; this comes from the coding sequence ATGAAGATCGCGGACGTACTCACTCGCAAGGCGATCGCAGAAGTCGTCACGATCGCATCAACCGCCACCGTGCGTGACCTGCTCGGCGTGCTCGCCGAGCACGGCATCGGTGCCTGTGTCGTCAGTGGCGACGGCACCGCCGTGGCCGGGATCGTCTCCGAGCGCGACGTCGTGCGACGGCTGCACGAGAACGACGCGCTCCTCGCCGCCGAGGTCTCCTCGATCATGACGGCCGAGGTCGAGACCTGCGCTCCCGAGGCCACCATCGACGAGATCCTGGGCATCATGACCAAGCGCCGGATCCGGCACATGCCGGTCGTGGCCGACGGCGCCCTGGTCGGCATCGTCAGCATCGGCGACCTGGTCAAGCACCGCATCGACCAGCTCGCCTTCGAGCGCGACCAGCTCGAGGCGTACGTCCACCAGACGTAG
- a CDS encoding TIGR03842 family LLM class F420-dependent oxidoreductase, protein MDFGVVLQTNPPAWRVVSLAKQAEAYGFDYAWTFDSHLLWMEPYVVYSQILAETRTIKVGPFVTNPATRDWTVTASVFATLNEMYGNRTVCGMGRGDSAVRVLNGKPSTIKEMREATRVIRELANRRPVEVNGTTLQFPWAKRSELEVWIAAYGPLALKAAGEVGDGFILQLADPDITEWMIGAVKKAATDAGRDPESLTFCVAAPAYVTDGSPEALAHAREQCRWFGGMVGNHVADIVAKYGSGAVPQALTDYIEGREGYDYNEHGRAENTHTRFVPDEIVDRFCLLGPVEEQVAKLEQLKSLGVDQFAVYLQHDAMDQTLAAYGDLVIPRVNRPATAKA, encoded by the coding sequence ATGGACTTCGGTGTCGTCCTCCAGACCAACCCGCCCGCCTGGCGGGTCGTCTCGCTGGCGAAGCAGGCCGAGGCGTACGGCTTCGACTACGCGTGGACGTTCGACAGTCACCTGCTGTGGATGGAGCCGTACGTCGTCTACAGCCAGATCCTCGCCGAGACCCGCACGATCAAGGTCGGTCCGTTCGTGACCAACCCGGCAACCCGTGACTGGACGGTGACCGCATCGGTCTTCGCCACGCTCAACGAGATGTACGGCAACCGCACCGTCTGCGGCATGGGCCGCGGCGACTCGGCGGTGCGGGTGCTCAACGGGAAGCCGTCCACGATCAAGGAGATGCGCGAGGCCACCCGGGTGATCCGTGAGCTGGCCAACCGGCGGCCGGTCGAGGTCAACGGCACCACGCTGCAGTTCCCGTGGGCCAAGCGCTCCGAGCTGGAGGTGTGGATCGCCGCCTACGGCCCGCTCGCGCTGAAGGCGGCCGGCGAGGTCGGCGACGGGTTCATCCTGCAGCTCGCCGACCCCGACATCACCGAGTGGATGATCGGGGCGGTCAAGAAGGCGGCCACCGACGCCGGCCGCGACCCGGAGTCGCTGACGTTCTGCGTCGCTGCCCCTGCGTACGTCACCGACGGGTCGCCCGAGGCCCTGGCCCACGCCCGCGAGCAGTGCCGTTGGTTCGGCGGGATGGTGGGCAACCATGTCGCCGACATCGTGGCCAAGTACGGGAGCGGCGCGGTCCCGCAGGCGCTCACCGACTACATCGAGGGCCGCGAGGGCTACGACTACAACGAGCACGGCCGGGCCGAGAACACCCACACCCGGTTCGTGCCCGACGAGATCGTCGACCGGTTCTGCCTCCTCGGCCCGGTCGAGGAGCAGGTCGCCAAGCTCGAGCAGCTCAAGAGCCTCGGGGTCGACCAGTTCGCCGTCTACCTGCAGCACGACGCAATGGACCAGACCCTCGCTGCGTACGGCGATCTGGTGATCCCGCGGGTGAACCGGCCGGCGACCGCGAAGGCATGA
- the hydA gene encoding dihydropyrimidinase, producing the protein MTTTLITGGTVVSATGRTQADVLVDGERIVALIAPGASPFGTITADVTIDATGKYVIPGGVDAHTHMQLPFGGTNASDTFETGTRAAAWGGTTTIIDFAVQRYGERVQDGLAHWHELAAGNCAIDYGFHQIIGGVDDDALKAMDTLVEEGITSYKLFMAYPGVFYSDDAQVLRAMQKATDHGLLTMMHAENGPAIDVLAAQLAESGKTSPYYHGIARAWQMEEEATHRAIMLADVTGAPLYVVHVSAKQAVEQLAAARDKGKNVYGETCPQYLYLSLEEQLGASSEEWGDFEGAKWVCSTPLRSRTEGHQDAMWQALRTNDLQMVSTDHCPFCMKEQKELGKDDFRAIPNGIGSIEHRVDLLYQGVVTGQITLERWVELIATTPARMFGLYGRKGVIAPGADADIVVYDPAGHTSIGVGEGRTHHMNMDHSAWEGYEIDGHVDVVLSRGSVVVADGEFHGTKGHGRYLKRDLSQYLV; encoded by the coding sequence ATGACCACCACGCTCATCACGGGCGGCACGGTCGTCTCCGCGACCGGCCGCACCCAGGCGGACGTGCTCGTCGACGGCGAAAGGATCGTCGCGCTCATCGCGCCTGGCGCCAGCCCGTTCGGAACCATCACCGCCGACGTCACTATCGACGCGACCGGGAAGTACGTCATCCCCGGCGGCGTCGACGCCCACACCCACATGCAGCTGCCGTTCGGCGGCACCAACGCCTCCGACACCTTCGAGACCGGCACCCGGGCCGCGGCGTGGGGCGGCACCACGACGATCATCGACTTCGCGGTGCAGCGCTACGGCGAACGCGTACAGGACGGGTTGGCCCACTGGCACGAGCTGGCCGCCGGCAACTGCGCGATCGACTACGGGTTCCACCAGATCATCGGCGGGGTCGACGACGACGCGCTCAAGGCGATGGACACCCTCGTGGAGGAGGGGATCACCTCCTACAAGCTGTTCATGGCCTACCCGGGCGTCTTCTACTCCGACGATGCGCAGGTGCTCCGTGCGATGCAGAAGGCGACCGACCACGGTCTGCTGACCATGATGCACGCCGAGAACGGCCCCGCGATCGACGTGCTCGCCGCGCAGCTGGCCGAGTCGGGGAAGACGAGCCCCTACTACCACGGCATCGCGCGTGCCTGGCAGATGGAGGAGGAGGCCACCCATCGGGCGATCATGCTCGCCGACGTGACCGGGGCGCCGCTCTACGTGGTGCACGTCAGCGCCAAGCAGGCCGTCGAGCAGCTGGCCGCCGCCCGGGACAAGGGCAAGAACGTCTACGGCGAGACCTGCCCGCAGTACCTCTATCTCTCCCTCGAGGAGCAGCTCGGCGCCTCCTCGGAGGAGTGGGGCGACTTCGAGGGCGCCAAGTGGGTCTGCTCGACGCCGCTGCGCTCACGCACGGAGGGGCACCAGGACGCGATGTGGCAGGCGTTGCGCACCAACGACCTGCAGATGGTCTCGACCGACCACTGCCCCTTCTGCATGAAGGAGCAGAAGGAGCTCGGCAAGGACGACTTCCGGGCGATCCCCAACGGGATCGGCTCGATCGAGCACCGCGTCGACCTGCTCTACCAGGGCGTGGTGACCGGACAGATCACCCTGGAGCGCTGGGTCGAGCTGATCGCGACCACGCCGGCCCGGATGTTCGGCCTCTACGGCCGCAAGGGCGTCATCGCGCCGGGTGCCGACGCCGACATCGTCGTCTACGACCCGGCCGGTCACACCTCCATCGGCGTCGGGGAGGGCAGGACGCACCACATGAACATGGACCACTCCGCCTGGGAGGGCTACGAGATCGACGGCCACGTCGACGTGGTGCTCTCCCGTGGATCCGTCGTCGTCGCCGACGGCGAGTTCCACGGCACCAAGGGCCACGGCCGCTACCTCAAGCGCGACCTCTCCCAGTACCTGGTGTGA
- a CDS encoding MFS transporter — MQTDQTDQSDQTDTAEVPARLSVSVIVFMATAAAVGTATIYPMQPAITTVADSLGTDIASIGLALAGGPVGYMIGLALLVPLVDRLPPGRVLAAQFGVLALGLAVSAAAGTVTLLAAGMVVIGACSSVGAGLSSFAGRLAPVRRRATVLGTVTAGISVGVLGGRIVGGWLTGEFGWRVMLLVLAATCGLIALGCVLVLPDAAVAGGRGYLASLRSVPGLIVRHPVLRSAALRGSLWFFAFCTVWAGIAVALSEAPHSLSAGQIGLYALAGLSGLLATQVAGRWTDRVGARRVTLVGLLLAGAAAVAVGFSLSNTVVTLICLAIFDAGLFAAQVANQSTVLAIDPAAPARFNSAYMLVYFVGGSLGTACGVAAVEWFGWPATALVAAAAIVTAAAQMRPTSGGRTPRAGRARRRAGRCGA; from the coding sequence ATGCAGACCGACCAGACAGACCAGAGCGACCAGACCGACACCGCAGAGGTGCCAGCGCGACTCAGCGTCTCCGTGATCGTGTTCATGGCGACGGCGGCCGCCGTCGGCACCGCGACCATCTACCCGATGCAGCCCGCGATCACGACGGTGGCCGACTCGCTCGGCACCGACATCGCGTCCATCGGACTGGCTCTTGCCGGCGGCCCCGTCGGCTACATGATCGGACTCGCACTTCTCGTGCCTCTGGTCGACCGGCTTCCTCCGGGACGTGTCCTCGCCGCGCAGTTCGGGGTCCTGGCGCTCGGGCTCGCAGTCAGTGCTGCCGCCGGCACCGTGACGCTCCTGGCGGCGGGGATGGTCGTGATCGGCGCATGCTCATCCGTCGGGGCCGGTCTGAGCTCGTTCGCAGGTCGGCTGGCGCCGGTTCGACGGCGTGCCACCGTGCTGGGGACGGTGACCGCAGGCATCTCGGTCGGGGTCCTCGGCGGTCGAATCGTCGGTGGCTGGCTGACCGGCGAGTTCGGATGGCGCGTGATGCTGCTCGTGCTCGCCGCCACCTGTGGACTCATCGCCCTGGGCTGCGTGCTGGTGCTGCCCGACGCGGCGGTGGCCGGCGGTCGTGGCTATCTCGCTTCGTTGCGATCGGTACCGGGGCTGATCGTTCGCCACCCTGTTCTGCGTTCTGCCGCTCTGCGGGGCTCCTTGTGGTTCTTCGCGTTCTGCACGGTGTGGGCCGGCATCGCCGTAGCGCTGTCTGAGGCGCCCCACTCCTTGTCGGCCGGGCAGATCGGCCTGTACGCACTGGCCGGCCTGTCGGGCCTCCTGGCCACGCAGGTCGCCGGAAGGTGGACCGACCGGGTGGGCGCTCGACGCGTGACCCTGGTCGGCCTCCTCCTCGCCGGAGCGGCCGCGGTCGCCGTCGGGTTCAGCCTCTCGAACACCGTGGTGACCTTGATCTGTCTCGCGATCTTCGACGCCGGGCTGTTCGCCGCCCAGGTCGCCAATCAGAGCACCGTCCTGGCGATCGACCCGGCTGCACCGGCGCGCTTCAACAGCGCCTACATGCTGGTCTACTTCGTCGGGGGCAGCCTCGGCACCGCATGTGGTGTCGCGGCCGTCGAGTGGTTCGGCTGGCCCGCGACCGCCCTGGTCGCCGCCGCGGCCATCGTTACGGCAGCTGCTCAGATGAGACCTACGTCTGGTGGACGTACGCCTCGAGCTGGTCGCGCTCGAAGGCGAGCTGGTCGATGCGGTGCTTGA